One stretch of Qipengyuania gelatinilytica DNA includes these proteins:
- the tolQ gene encoding protein TolQ, with amino-acid sequence MTNLPLLSIGAPTRLDPIQLFLDADIVVQAVMFGLILASIWVWTIIVSFSLRMHKLNGSTRDYESEFWQAESFDRFMSERGNRDIPSARVAQAGVTEWRRSAKGEIRDREALRGRITTAMESQVAQEADDIAVRLNFLATVGAVAPFVGLFGTVWGIMNSFFQIGAQESSSLAVVAPGISEALFATAIGLFAAIPAVIAYNRFSHSVERFESRLHRFSDKLNASFSRQLEQR; translated from the coding sequence ATGACCAACCTCCCCCTGCTTTCCATCGGCGCGCCCACGCGGCTCGATCCGATCCAGTTGTTCCTCGATGCAGATATCGTGGTGCAGGCCGTCATGTTCGGCCTGATCCTCGCCAGCATCTGGGTCTGGACGATCATCGTTTCCTTCAGCCTGCGTATGCACAAGCTCAACGGGTCCACGCGCGATTACGAAAGCGAATTCTGGCAGGCGGAAAGCTTCGACCGCTTCATGTCCGAGCGTGGCAATCGCGACATTCCTTCTGCCCGCGTGGCGCAGGCAGGCGTGACCGAGTGGCGCCGCTCGGCCAAGGGCGAAATCCGGGACCGCGAGGCGCTGAGAGGCCGGATCACGACTGCGATGGAAAGCCAGGTCGCGCAGGAAGCTGACGACATTGCGGTGCGCTTGAACTTCCTTGCGACCGTGGGCGCGGTCGCACCTTTCGTCGGCCTGTTCGGCACGGTCTGGGGTATCATGAACAGCTTCTTCCAGATCGGCGCGCAGGAAAGCTCTTCGCTCGCGGTCGTTGCGCCGGGCATTTCCGAGGCGCTGTTCGCGACTGCCATCGGCCTGTTTGCGGCTATCCCGGCGGTCATCGCCTATAACCGTTTCAGCCATTCGGTCGAACGTTTCGAGAGCCGCCTGCACCGCTTCTCCGACAAGCTGAACGCCAGCTTCAGCCGCCAGCTGGAGCAGCGCTGA
- a CDS encoding ExbD/TolR family protein, protein MAMALGSGKGTRRRRGRGGRRPMSEINVTPFVDVMLVLLIIFMVTAPLLTAGVPIQLPDSRANALPQDAQQVSISIDSEGYVYIDDAQVPVGGLPQALEAIPRAGEGPDVTLRADRALDYGRVMAVMGELNRAGLNRISLVTNGGQASPPVNAGSPSGE, encoded by the coding sequence ATGGCGATGGCGCTGGGATCCGGCAAAGGGACACGCAGGCGCCGCGGTCGCGGTGGCCGGCGCCCCATGTCCGAAATCAACGTCACGCCCTTCGTCGATGTCATGCTGGTGCTGCTGATCATCTTCATGGTCACCGCGCCGCTGCTGACCGCCGGCGTGCCGATCCAGCTGCCCGACAGCCGCGCCAATGCGCTGCCGCAGGATGCGCAGCAGGTTTCGATCAGCATCGATAGCGAAGGCTACGTCTATATCGACGATGCGCAGGTGCCCGTCGGCGGCCTGCCGCAAGCGCTCGAGGCGATCCCTCGCGCAGGCGAAGGTCCCGATGTGACGCTGCGCGCCGACCGTGCGCTCGATTACGGGCGCGTGATGGCGGTCATGGGCGAATTGAACCGTGCCGGTCTCAACCGGATTTCGCTCGTCACCAACGGCGGGCAGGCAAGCCCGCCGGTCAACGCGGGTTCACCTTCCGGGGAATAG
- a CDS encoding energy transducer TonB, with protein MERTGIRTEERTGLIVAVTLHLLLLAAMVVQGFFPAPQIDRTERMTVSLVDEIGLEATAPDPVPESRAAIAPELTDTPTPPVAEAPPQPIENRAAVRDNTPRPRPEQPRQRPQPRPTEKAGGSRIGDNFLEGRGSSANTNETRAPAATFGRSERAALSSAITRALRPHWSVPSGVDSELLVSVVAWRLNPDGTLNGRPRLVSQSGINDSNRAQAALHAERAIRAIQLAQPFKLDERFYDQWDELEWQFDRRL; from the coding sequence ATGGAGAGGACAGGCATCAGGACAGAGGAGCGCACCGGACTTATCGTCGCGGTGACCCTTCACCTGTTGCTGCTCGCCGCAATGGTCGTCCAGGGCTTCTTCCCTGCCCCGCAGATCGACCGGACCGAGCGGATGACGGTCAGCCTCGTCGATGAAATCGGCCTCGAGGCCACCGCGCCCGATCCGGTGCCCGAAAGCCGCGCCGCGATCGCTCCGGAGCTCACCGATACGCCGACCCCGCCGGTCGCCGAAGCGCCGCCGCAACCGATAGAAAACCGCGCCGCGGTGCGAGACAACACGCCGCGCCCGCGACCCGAACAACCGCGCCAGCGACCGCAGCCGCGCCCGACCGAGAAGGCGGGCGGTTCGCGTATCGGTGACAATTTCCTTGAGGGACGTGGTTCGAGCGCCAATACCAACGAGACCCGCGCTCCAGCTGCTACATTCGGCCGTTCGGAACGGGCAGCCCTGTCCTCGGCGATCACCCGCGCGCTGCGCCCGCACTGGAGCGTGCCTTCCGGCGTCGATAGCGAACTGCTGGTGAGCGTTGTCGCATGGCGCCTCAATCCCGACGGGACGCTGAATGGTCGACCGCGACTGGTCAGCCAGAGCGGCATCAATGATTCCAACCGTGCGCAGGCTGCTCTACACGCCGAACGCGCAATCCGGGCGATCCAGCTCGCCCAACCTTTCAAGCTTGACGAGAGGTTCTACGATCAGTGGGACGAACTCGAATGGCAATTCGACAGAAGGCTCTGA
- the tolB gene encoding Tol-Pal system beta propeller repeat protein TolB, which yields MKFLIALTPLIALVAAPVAAQNQDLGEPMGEGQEVEAVAVEGDDGDGPLRGTVSDDSSLDDLGIAIPAFATDRNVSTPANANGTAALGEELARVITANLRNNGLFKPTGPDSLPKPEFANITSPVWSTWGVRGAEMLVHGYVRARSDDRLTVGCYLYDMALQQRLVAEGWVVSPADWRRAAHKCSDLIYARLTGESPFFDSRIAYIAETGPKDNRTKRLAIMDSDGANHRFITNGRSTALTPRYSPDYKQLVYLSYVDGNPRIYVYDIGTGKQTLVTQSENPTFAPRWSPDGRWILYSMAVGGNTDIYRVSAQGGRSERLTDTPGIDIGGSYSPDGSRIVFESDRSGSQQIYIMDADGSNQRRLTFFGGRSATPEWSPRGDQIAFTHIAGDFNIAVMNPNGRGFRKLTNGWQDEAPTWAPNGRIIQFFRTARNTGATSLWQVDLTGENERRLPTPVDASDPAWGPILP from the coding sequence ATGAAATTTCTTATAGCCCTGACCCCGTTGATCGCGCTCGTCGCTGCGCCGGTGGCCGCCCAGAACCAGGATCTCGGCGAACCGATGGGCGAAGGCCAGGAAGTCGAGGCGGTCGCTGTCGAGGGCGATGACGGCGACGGTCCGCTGCGCGGCACGGTTTCGGATGACAGTTCGCTCGACGATCTCGGCATCGCGATCCCCGCCTTCGCGACCGACCGTAATGTGAGCACGCCCGCCAATGCGAACGGCACTGCTGCGCTGGGTGAGGAGCTTGCCCGCGTCATCACCGCGAACCTGCGCAACAACGGCCTGTTCAAGCCGACCGGTCCGGATTCGCTGCCCAAGCCCGAATTCGCCAACATCACCTCGCCTGTATGGTCGACTTGGGGCGTGCGCGGCGCGGAAATGCTGGTGCATGGCTACGTCCGTGCGCGCAGCGACGATCGCCTGACCGTCGGCTGCTATCTTTACGACATGGCGCTCCAGCAGCGGCTCGTGGCAGAGGGCTGGGTGGTCTCGCCCGCCGACTGGCGCCGCGCGGCGCACAAATGCTCGGACCTCATCTATGCCCGCCTGACCGGTGAAAGCCCGTTCTTCGACAGCCGCATCGCCTACATCGCCGAAACGGGCCCCAAGGATAACCGCACCAAGCGCCTCGCGATCATGGATAGCGACGGGGCCAACCACCGCTTCATCACCAACGGACGCTCGACCGCGCTGACGCCGCGCTATTCGCCCGACTACAAGCAGCTCGTCTACCTGAGCTATGTCGACGGCAATCCGCGCATCTATGTCTACGACATCGGCACCGGCAAGCAGACGCTGGTGACGCAGAGCGAAAATCCGACCTTCGCGCCGCGCTGGAGCCCGGATGGCCGCTGGATCCTCTATTCGATGGCAGTGGGCGGCAACACCGACATTTATCGCGTTTCGGCGCAGGGTGGCCGCAGCGAGCGGCTTACCGACACGCCGGGCATCGATATCGGCGGTTCCTATTCGCCCGACGGCAGCCGGATCGTCTTCGAGAGCGACCGCTCGGGCAGCCAGCAGATCTACATCATGGACGCCGACGGTTCGAACCAGCGCCGCCTGACCTTCTTCGGCGGCCGGTCGGCAACGCCCGAGTGGAGCCCGCGCGGCGACCAGATCGCCTTCACGCACATTGCCGGCGACTTCAATATCGCCGTCATGAACCCGAACGGTCGTGGATTTCGCAAGCTGACGAATGGCTGGCAGGACGAGGCCCCCACCTGGGCGCCCAACGGCCGGATCATCCAGTTCTTCCGCACGGCGCGCAACACCGGTGCGACCTCGCTGTGGCAGGTCGACTTGACCGGTGAGAACGAGCGCCGACTGCCTACGCCGGTCGACGCCTCGGACCCGGCCTGGGGACCGATCCTGCCTTAA
- the pal gene encoding peptidoglycan-associated lipoprotein Pal produces the protein MNTRIATAVMLTSALALAACQKKAPEELPPAPEATAAPAPTPTPTGPAVGSMEHFIEAVGRANTVVYFDTDRYNIDAEDSAKLQTQAQYFSQYPSITFTIEGHTDERGTREYNLALGERRANAAKNYLVSLGIPASRIRTVSYGKERPVALGSNEAAWAQNRRAATVTIN, from the coding sequence ATGAATACCCGTATTGCAACTGCTGTAATGCTCACCTCGGCCCTCGCACTGGCAGCATGCCAGAAGAAGGCTCCCGAGGAACTTCCGCCCGCGCCCGAAGCCACTGCGGCTCCGGCGCCTACGCCCACGCCTACCGGCCCCGCCGTCGGTAGCATGGAGCATTTCATCGAAGCCGTCGGCCGCGCAAACACGGTCGTCTACTTTGACACCGATCGCTACAACATCGATGCCGAAGACAGCGCCAAGCTGCAGACGCAGGCGCAGTACTTCAGCCAATACCCTAGCATCACCTTCACCATCGAAGGCCACACCGACGAACGCGGCACGCGTGAATACAACCTCGCCCTGGGCGAGCGTCGTGCGAATGCGGCGAAGAACTACCTCGTCTCGCTCGGCATCCCGGCGAGCCGGATCCGCACTGTCAGCTATGGCAAGGAACGCCCCGTGGCACTCGGCTCAAACGAGGCCGCATGGGCACAGAACCGCCGCGCAGCGACGGTCACGATCAACTGA
- a CDS encoding J domain-containing protein — MPKARRSNDWGFPRWRGYDESREAATVRLCDRHGCEEKGDCPAPKAPNSPDRWYFCQKHAAEYNRGWDYFEGLDKAEKEARAKSERAENAGYAEAQHYGWSGSGDGSRSADEMRALEVLELEADADFAAIKKAWRVKAKAVHPDVKPGDKEAADAFQKYQLAYEVLKAAEERREWKG, encoded by the coding sequence ATGCCTAAGGCCCGCCGGTCCAACGACTGGGGCTTTCCCCGCTGGCGTGGCTATGACGAAAGCCGCGAGGCGGCGACCGTGCGCCTGTGCGACCGCCACGGCTGCGAGGAAAAGGGCGATTGCCCCGCTCCCAAGGCGCCCAACAGCCCGGATCGCTGGTACTTCTGCCAGAAGCATGCGGCTGAATACAATCGGGGCTGGGACTATTTCGAAGGTCTCGACAAGGCGGAGAAAGAGGCGCGGGCCAAGTCCGAAAGGGCGGAGAACGCCGGCTATGCCGAGGCGCAGCACTATGGCTGGAGCGGTTCGGGCGACGGGTCGCGCAGCGCCGACGAAATGCGCGCGCTCGAGGTTCTCGAGCTCGAAGCGGATGCCGATTTTGCCGCAATCAAGAAGGCGTGGCGGGTGAAGGCCAAGGCGGTCCATCCCGATGTTAAGCCGGGCGACAAGGAAGCGGCCGACGCCTTCCAGAAATACCAGCTCGCCTACGAAGTTCTCAAGGCCGCGGAAGAGCGCCGCGAATGGAAGGGCTGA
- a CDS encoding PilZ domain-containing protein — MQTRTTNRQGTNIVLNCRVPVQRAQALLCDISLTGCRIELFDSHVNKGSTVFFEIDEKNEFAGQIVWVRGNEAGVRFMHRLSPAAMQVLELD; from the coding sequence ATGCAGACACGTACGACCAACCGACAGGGGACAAACATCGTCCTCAATTGCCGTGTGCCGGTGCAGCGCGCGCAGGCCCTGCTGTGCGATATCTCGCTGACGGGCTGCCGGATCGAATTGTTCGATTCCCACGTCAACAAGGGTTCGACCGTCTTCTTCGAAATCGACGAGAAGAACGAGTTTGCCGGCCAGATCGTCTGGGTTCGCGGCAATGAGGCGGGCGTGCGCTTCATGCACCGTCTCAGCCCGGCGGCAATGCAGGTCCTCGAACTGGACTGA
- a CDS encoding SDR family NAD(P)-dependent oxidoreductase, with protein sequence MADKVFLVIGAGAGIGGHAAARFAQGGYHAVLARRSDEEGLAKLVAQIEDAGGKASGTLLDASADGTIEELVERTESDIGPIEAVLYNLGAQIGNRDLANTPHRTFELGWRLGCYGLFRLAHALTPRMVERGSGTILVTSATAAVRGNAGQHSHAAAMGGRRMLCQTLKAEFGPQGVHVAHVVVDGSVDAPDTLGKLLGDRFEEYKASKGEDGVIDPAALAETYWHLAHQPKNCWTHEIDVRPFSDVAWWNDNPDPKIRT encoded by the coding sequence ATGGCGGACAAGGTATTCCTGGTGATCGGCGCAGGCGCAGGGATCGGCGGCCATGCCGCAGCCCGCTTTGCACAAGGTGGCTATCACGCAGTCCTCGCAAGGCGTTCGGACGAAGAGGGGTTGGCGAAGCTGGTCGCGCAGATCGAGGATGCCGGTGGCAAGGCTTCGGGAACGCTGCTCGATGCCTCGGCGGATGGTACTATCGAGGAACTGGTCGAGCGGACAGAAAGCGACATCGGGCCGATCGAGGCTGTGCTTTACAATCTGGGAGCGCAGATCGGGAACCGCGACCTCGCCAACACACCGCATCGCACCTTCGAACTCGGCTGGAGGCTCGGATGCTATGGCCTGTTCCGCCTCGCCCATGCCCTCACCCCTCGCATGGTGGAGCGCGGGAGCGGGACGATCCTCGTCACTTCGGCGACTGCGGCGGTCAGGGGCAATGCAGGCCAGCACAGCCATGCGGCCGCCATGGGCGGGCGGCGGATGCTATGCCAGACGCTCAAAGCCGAATTCGGGCCGCAGGGCGTCCATGTCGCGCATGTCGTGGTCGACGGGTCTGTCGATGCGCCCGATACGCTGGGAAAGCTGCTCGGAGACAGGTTCGAGGAATACAAGGCATCCAAGGGCGAGGACGGCGTGATCGACCCTGCCGCGCTGGCTGAGACCTACTGGCACCTCGCGCACCAGCCGAAGAATTGCTGGACGCATGAGATCGACGTGCGCCCGTTCAGCGATGTCGCGTGGTGGAACGACAATCCCGATCCGAAAATCAGGACCTGA
- a CDS encoding ATP-grasp domain-containing protein encodes MASGQGETALTRIGFLASADTLPGDGPRRGDAFEHDIEVGALRPAFEEAGLELVEIDWRAPIDDFEGLSLVLLGTAWDYQDHPREFVSKLEELEARGILVCNPPTVVRWNAEKRYLRELERRGAAIVPTLWLDDAGHDDVAAAMDRFGSDRVVVKRQVGAGGLGQHSFSRDDMPAQDWRMGRPCMVQPFLPSVVEEGEYTFLFIDGEFSHGVLKRAAEGEYRIQSLYGGYETDFTPSQADLAGAEAIVAALPFDDLLYCRIDMARLPTGELAVMEAEAIEPYLYPEQGPGLGARLAKAIRARL; translated from the coding sequence ATGGCAAGCGGACAAGGTGAAACAGCTCTGACCCGCATCGGTTTCCTTGCCAGCGCAGATACCCTACCGGGGGATGGCCCGCGACGGGGCGATGCGTTCGAGCATGATATCGAGGTCGGCGCTCTGCGGCCTGCGTTCGAGGAGGCCGGTCTCGAACTGGTGGAGATCGACTGGCGCGCGCCGATCGACGATTTCGAGGGGCTGTCGCTGGTGCTGCTCGGCACGGCTTGGGACTACCAGGACCACCCGCGCGAATTCGTGAGCAAGCTCGAAGAGCTGGAGGCGCGCGGTATCCTTGTCTGCAATCCGCCGACCGTCGTGCGGTGGAATGCGGAGAAGCGATACCTGCGCGAACTGGAGCGGCGTGGTGCGGCCATCGTACCGACGCTCTGGCTCGACGATGCCGGGCATGACGACGTGGCGGCGGCGATGGACCGGTTCGGCTCCGACAGGGTGGTGGTGAAACGCCAGGTCGGTGCAGGCGGCCTCGGCCAGCACAGCTTCTCACGTGACGATATGCCTGCGCAGGACTGGCGCATGGGCAGGCCCTGCATGGTGCAGCCTTTCCTTCCCAGCGTGGTCGAAGAGGGGGAATACACCTTCCTCTTCATCGACGGGGAGTTCAGCCACGGCGTCCTGAAGCGCGCTGCCGAAGGCGAATACCGGATCCAGTCGCTCTACGGCGGATACGAGACCGATTTCACCCCCTCGCAAGCCGATCTTGCAGGCGCGGAGGCAATCGTGGCTGCCCTGCCCTTCGACGATCTGCTCTACTGCCGCATCGACATGGCGCGGCTGCCAACCGGCGAACTCGCCGTCATGGAAGCAGAGGCGATCGAGCCCTATCTCTATCCGGAGCAGGGCCCGGGTCTGGGTGCGCGACTGGCAAAGGCTATCCGCGCCCGACTGTGA
- a CDS encoding cystathionine gamma-synthase family protein — protein sequence MSDKDIDPTSPRMAPKREVPKIKGRELKPSTLMMGHGFDPTLSEGSLKAPIFLTSTFAFPSAADGKRHFEGITGKRPGGADGLVYSRFNAPNQEILEDRLAVWDGAEEALSFSSGMTAIAVLLLAACKAGDVIVHSGPLYAASEGFIAKTMAKYGVSFIDFPAGATREQLDEVMTRAKALAEEKGGEVPMIYLESPGNPTNALVDIEAVKEARDAHFDPDKCSIAIDNTFLGPLWQRPLDHGADLVVYSLTKYVGGHSDLVAGSVSGRKRFIDAIRMLRNTMGGICDPNTAWMLCRSLETVELRMQRAGENAEKVCEYLAKHPKVEGLGYLGMIKDARQQDIYYRHCKGAGSTFSLLLKGGEAECFRFLDALKIAKLAVSLGGTETLASHPASMTHLSVAEGRRAELGISDNLVRISIGIEDPDDLIADFEQALEQV from the coding sequence ATGAGCGACAAGGATATCGACCCCACCAGCCCCCGCATGGCTCCCAAGCGCGAGGTCCCCAAGATCAAGGGCCGCGAACTCAAGCCCAGCACGCTGATGATGGGCCACGGCTTCGACCCCACGCTTTCGGAAGGTAGCCTCAAGGCGCCGATCTTCCTCACCTCGACCTTCGCCTTCCCCAGCGCTGCCGACGGCAAGCGCCATTTCGAAGGTATCACCGGCAAGCGTCCGGGCGGTGCGGACGGCCTCGTCTATTCGCGCTTCAACGCGCCGAACCAGGAAATCCTCGAAGACCGCCTCGCGGTGTGGGACGGCGCGGAAGAGGCGCTCTCCTTCTCCAGCGGCATGACCGCGATTGCCGTGCTGCTTCTGGCAGCGTGCAAAGCGGGCGACGTGATCGTCCACTCGGGCCCGCTTTATGCAGCCAGCGAAGGCTTCATCGCCAAGACCATGGCGAAATACGGTGTCAGCTTCATCGACTTCCCTGCCGGCGCGACGCGCGAACAGCTCGACGAGGTCATGACCCGCGCCAAGGCGCTGGCCGAGGAAAAGGGCGGCGAAGTGCCGATGATCTACCTCGAAAGCCCGGGCAACCCGACCAATGCGCTGGTCGATATCGAAGCGGTCAAGGAAGCGCGCGATGCCCATTTCGACCCCGACAAATGCTCGATCGCGATCGACAACACCTTCCTCGGCCCGCTGTGGCAGCGCCCGCTCGACCATGGCGCGGACCTCGTGGTTTATTCGCTGACCAAGTATGTCGGCGGCCACTCCGACCTCGTGGCGGGCAGCGTATCGGGCAGGAAGCGCTTCATCGATGCCATCCGCATGCTGCGCAACACGATGGGCGGCATCTGCGACCCCAACACCGCATGGATGCTGTGCCGCAGCCTCGAGACCGTCGAACTGCGCATGCAGCGGGCCGGCGAGAATGCGGAGAAGGTGTGCGAGTACCTTGCCAAGCATCCCAAGGTCGAAGGCCTCGGCTATCTCGGCATGATCAAGGATGCGCGCCAGCAGGACATCTACTACCGCCACTGCAAGGGCGCAGGCTCGACCTTCTCGCTGCTGCTGAAGGGCGGCGAGGCTGAGTGCTTCCGCTTCCTCGACGCACTCAAGATCGCCAAGCTCGCAGTCAGCCTCGGCGGCACCGAAACGCTGGCGAGCCACCCAGCCTCGATGACCCACCTCTCGGTCGCCGAGGGGCGGCGCGCAGAGCTTGGCATCAGCGACAACCTTGTGCGCATCAGCATCGGCATCGAGGACCCCGACGACCTCATCGCCGACTTCGAACAGGCGCTGGAGCAGGTCTGA
- a CDS encoding anion permease: MAGAAPAGTGPNAIAWPTGRIRIEPMVKAGILLDLVGIFIIVAVVWGMAELL; this comes from the coding sequence ATGGCGGGCGCCGCTCCCGCAGGCACCGGCCCCAACGCCATCGCATGGCCGACCGGCCGCATCCGGATCGAACCTATGGTGAAGGCGGGCATCCTGCTCGACCTCGTCGGTATTTTCATAATCGTCGCAGTCGTGTGGGGAATGGCTGAGCTGCTCTGA
- a CDS encoding DUF547 domain-containing protein, producing the protein MKLRSIATMAAVAALASAAPAQAQVEQTTIVAGTAADAEFDRFVPRPLDETTQIDYSFFNDALEFMVLRMGPSTRQGERRPDANLGTRRVYGHDSRIRLEGNRVVFSFLDEAAVAPLAEYRRDLERIASETDIARLSRNEQLAFWMNLHNVAVIEQIALNYPAPSPSRLKLGPDKSPLDTTRFINVAGVAMSPRDIRTKIVFPNWNSPDVIYGFFRGEVGGPSIWRRAYTGQNINEMLDISAKEFVNSLRGVEAYGSNLLVSAIYEEAAPFYFPQMGADLKAHLSRHAQEDVQGLIASKPGVKVNTYVDTVADLAGGEREPIYNTILRDGNAQGTRITPSIARLMVERGEKLEKLRREGLLRGRVIILPPTGVEETPPPAEEVE; encoded by the coding sequence ATGAAACTCCGTTCGATCGCAACAATGGCAGCGGTTGCCGCACTGGCCAGCGCCGCTCCCGCACAGGCGCAGGTCGAACAGACCACCATCGTGGCCGGCACTGCCGCCGATGCGGAGTTCGACCGGTTCGTCCCACGTCCCCTCGATGAAACCACCCAGATCGACTACAGCTTCTTCAACGATGCGCTGGAATTCATGGTGCTGCGCATGGGCCCCTCGACCCGTCAGGGCGAGCGCCGACCCGACGCCAATCTCGGCACCCGCCGCGTGTACGGCCACGATTCCCGCATTCGCCTCGAAGGCAACCGCGTCGTTTTCTCGTTCCTCGACGAGGCAGCCGTCGCACCTCTGGCTGAATACCGCCGCGACCTCGAGCGTATTGCCAGCGAAACCGACATCGCACGCCTCTCGCGCAATGAGCAGCTCGCCTTCTGGATGAACCTGCACAATGTCGCGGTGATCGAGCAGATCGCGCTCAACTATCCGGCGCCCTCCCCCTCGCGGCTCAAGCTCGGTCCAGACAAGAGCCCGCTCGACACCACGCGCTTCATCAATGTTGCCGGCGTGGCGATGAGCCCGCGCGACATCCGTACCAAGATCGTCTTCCCGAACTGGAACAGCCCGGACGTGATCTATGGCTTTTTCCGCGGCGAAGTCGGCGGCCCGTCGATCTGGCGCCGTGCCTACACCGGCCAGAACATCAACGAAATGCTCGATATCTCGGCGAAGGAATTCGTGAACTCGCTGCGCGGCGTGGAGGCCTATGGCAGCAACCTGCTCGTCTCGGCGATCTACGAGGAAGCAGCACCGTTCTACTTCCCGCAGATGGGCGCAGACCTGAAAGCCCACCTTTCGCGCCATGCCCAGGAAGATGTCCAGGGCCTCATCGCGAGCAAGCCCGGCGTGAAGGTCAACACCTATGTCGACACCGTCGCAGACCTTGCGGGCGGTGAGCGTGAGCCGATCTACAACACCATCCTGCGCGACGGAAACGCGCAGGGCACGCGCATCACCCCCTCTATCGCGCGCCTCATGGTCGAACGCGGCGAGAAGCTCGAGAAGCTGCGCCGCGAAGGTCTCCTGCGTGGCCGGGTGATCATACTGCCGCCGACAGGGGTGGAAGAAACGCCGCCGCCTGCAGAAGAAGTCGAATAA
- the infC gene encoding translation initiation factor IF-3: protein MQMPVKSGPRYDNMINVPKVRVIDHEGENLGVMYTREATEQANELGLNLVEVSPNADPPVCKFLDVGKYRYEAQKKANLARKTQKTQDIKEVKMRPNIDTHDYEVKMRNVVKFIENGDKVKCTLRFRGREMAHQQLGMDLLNRVRDDVEEIAKVESFPRLEGRQMLMVLAPK, encoded by the coding sequence ATGCAAATGCCCGTGAAAAGCGGCCCGCGCTACGATAACATGATCAATGTCCCCAAGGTCCGCGTGATCGATCACGAAGGTGAGAACCTGGGGGTGATGTACACCCGCGAAGCGACCGAGCAGGCCAACGAACTGGGCCTCAACCTCGTCGAAGTGAGCCCCAATGCGGACCCGCCGGTGTGCAAGTTCCTCGATGTGGGCAAATATCGCTACGAGGCGCAGAAGAAGGCGAACCTCGCGCGCAAGACGCAGAAGACCCAGGACATCAAAGAGGTCAAGATGCGCCCCAACATCGACACGCACGACTATGAAGTGAAGATGCGCAACGTCGTGAAATTCATCGAAAACGGCGACAAGGTGAAGTGCACGCTGCGCTTCCGTGGCCGCGAAATGGCGCACCAGCAGCTGGGCATGGACCTGCTCAACCGCGTGCGCGACGACGTGGAAGAAATCGCCAAGGTGGAAAGCTTCCCGCGCCTCGAAGGGCGCCAGATGCTCATGGTGCTCGCGCCGAAGTAA
- the pdeM gene encoding ligase-associated DNA damage response endonuclease PdeM: MVPLSFAGEEWLLTEGRALYWPRERALLVADLHLEKGSFFAGHGQMIPPYDSRETLERVALAIRETGARRVITLGDNFHDSEGSARLEPHACGMLEALTKAVDWVWITGNHDPDMEARCGGTLAEELEIGGTILRHRAKKGETRPELSGHYHPRLQIKVRQRMIRRPCTVVSANEGADGKPSGRMILPAFGAYTGGMNAADPAILKALQPADRIDAVVPAKGKLARFPLWKAA, translated from the coding sequence ATGGTTCCCCTTTCGTTCGCTGGCGAGGAATGGCTCCTCACCGAAGGCCGTGCGCTTTACTGGCCGCGCGAGCGCGCGCTGCTGGTCGCCGACCTGCATCTGGAAAAGGGAAGTTTTTTCGCGGGACACGGGCAGATGATCCCGCCCTACGACAGCCGCGAAACGCTCGAACGCGTGGCGCTGGCCATCCGCGAAACCGGCGCGCGGCGGGTGATCACGCTGGGCGACAATTTTCACGATTCGGAAGGCTCGGCGCGGCTCGAACCCCACGCCTGCGGCATGCTGGAAGCGCTGACCAAGGCGGTCGACTGGGTCTGGATCACCGGCAACCACGATCCCGACATGGAAGCCCGCTGTGGTGGCACGCTCGCCGAGGAACTCGAGATCGGCGGCACGATCCTGCGCCACCGCGCCAAGAAGGGCGAGACGCGTCCCGAACTGTCGGGCCACTACCACCCGCGCCTCCAGATAAAGGTCCGCCAGCGCATGATCCGCCGGCCCTGCACCGTGGTGAGCGCGAACGAGGGCGCCGATGGCAAGCCTTCGGGCCGCATGATCCTGCCCGCTTTCGGAGCCTATACCGGCGGGATGAATGCGGCGGATCCGGCGATCCTCAAGGCCCTGCAGCCTGCGGATCGCATCGATGCCGTGGTTCCGGCGAAGGGAAAACTCGCCCGCTTTCCCCTATGGAAGGCCGCCTAG